The Thermococcus sp. M39 sequence CGAGGCTTCTTTTAGAGTATAATGCCTCTCCATGCTATCCCTCGATATAGAGTACACGCTCATCCTTTATATATTTTTCCATTATTTTCTATGAAATTATACAAAAAGAAGAACAGTTAGAAACGGCATTAAGAAACATGAAAAGCTTTATTCTCCAATAGTATAGCATATTCTAAAAGAGAAAATTAAGGAATTAAACCGTGCGTGCTTTTTTCCTTGAGCTGAGCGAGGACGAAGAAGAGAAAGCTTGGGAGGAAATTGCTTCCGAGATTGAGAGAGCTGATGAAGTGAGAATCCCTGAGTCCTTCATGGGAGAAATGGCAGTACCACAATTGAGATAAAAGCCAAAAGAAATGCTCTCATCTGAATGCCCTGAAGTTTTCTCCTCTCAGCTCTTCTCCTCTCGTCATCCACAGATAGAACTTCTTCCACGGCCTCAGCTTCTCGAACTGCTCGAGGTCATAAGCCGACAGCGTGAAGATATTCCCCGAAGCTATCACAATCAACTTCTCCCTCGTCCTGCTCGCAGCAACGTTAAGCCTGTTCGGATCGTAAATGAAGTCAAAAACCTGCATCAAGTACGCCGGGTCGCCAGAGGTCATCGAGACAATTATCACGTCCCTCTCCCCTCCCTGGAACCTCTCCACAGTGTCAACATCAACCCTATCACCGATATATGACTTCACGAGCCTCTTCTGAGCCCTGTAAGGGACTACCACTCCAACACTAAGTCCCTCGGGGATAGCTTCAACAAGCTTCGCCACAAGCTTTGCTTCCAGCTCGTTCATCTTTGTTGAGGACAAATCATTGTGCACAATGAGCACCACCGGATAGCGTGGGTCAAGAACCCAGCCAATCCAATCATTTCTTTTGGCTACTTCCTCCAACAATCTCAGCTTCTTCTCATCCTTTTTCTTTCCGCTCACAAGCTCTATGCCGTCAAAGCGGTAGAAAAGCTCAGTATGTAGCCTTGCTGATGCCTCAGGAAGTCTGTAGGTTATCCTGAGCCTGTGGACTGGCAGTACAGCGTCCTTATCAACAGCCCACTCCGGCGGTTCCCTGCCCAGCAGTTTCTCGAACCTCCTAAGTTCTCTACCCTTGAGCTCGCCTCTAAGGAAGCGGACAAAATTTATAGCTGAAAGGAAGGGAAGATGCTCTTCTATCGTCTTCCTGTCCTCGAGCTCCCACTCGTGAACCTGTATTGGCTGCATCTGCCTGTGATCTCCAACAAGGAGAACCTGCCCCTTAGCTGGAGCAGTCGCTAGGAGAAACATAGGTAAATCCATCATGCTGGCCTCATCAACCACGACCAAATCCGCCTTCTCCCAGTCCACCAGCTTCACAAGGGTCTGGGGCGTTGCAAAGAGTATCCTAACACTCCCCCTGCCGGACATGAAGAAGCCCAAGGTCTTCTGGCCCCCGCCAAAGTTCAGCTTCTCAAAAACGAACCCAACGTTGAGCCCATCAAGCTCTCTTTTAATGCTTTCCACGGCTTCCTCACTGGCCAAGCCTCTAAGAAGCTCCACATTTTCTAGCTCTGGAATTGTGGGCTTGAGCTCTTCCAGAAGCTTGGCCGTCCTTATCAGAGCCTCATTTACAGCCCTGTGAGAAACTGCAGTAACGAGAAAGAGCGCATCCCTGCCCCGCTTCACGGAGGAGTACGCTCTGGCAAGTATTGCGGGAGCTATTGCTCCAGACGTTTTGCCCGTGCCGGGCGGTCCCTGGAGAGTGACAAGGAAGTTATCGACATCTCTTACAAAATCCTTTTGCTCTGTGTTGAGGTTTCTAACTTTCTCCAGCTTTCTCAAGAACTCTTCAATGTCATCCTCTCGCCAGATGCTTATTTTGAACGGGTTGGCATCTTCAACCCTACCGACCGAGTAAATGGCGTTCAGCTTCTCGTATATGCAATGCCTCTTCCCATTCAGTATGGCTTCCAAAATGTCATAAGCCCTTGACATGCCAATCTCATCAACGGGTTGGTCGAGGACTATAATATCTCCGGGTTTTATGGAAAATCCACCTATCCTCAGCTTGCCCTTCTCGTAGGAGAAGCCATCGTGGGGGAATATGAACCTCCCGCTTCCGAGTCTTCCTATAAGCTTGACCTCCACATACCTCTCATTGTGGTCTATGAATATTACGGTGCCCAGTGGGGAGCGCCTCACAATCTTAGCTGGATCATCGCTCCCAAAGGCATCAAATGGGGTTACGGCCACCCAAGAACCCTCGTCAAGGTCAATGAGAACTTCATCCTTCGAGTAGGGTCTCCAGCCTACATGTTAACGGTAGTAGGGAATACCAAAGAAGATGTGGGTTCATGAATATGGACTACTTCACTATTCTAGCAGGTGTATTCTAGAAGTCTTCTTTATCTATAAGGACATTACTGTCATCTGAAATCTTCTGAGGAGATGGATCTAGTGTCCTTGTAACAAAGCCTTAATCTATAGCAATGGTGCAGTGTACTTTACAAACACAAAGACCATGACATCTATTTAAGACTTGCCGTTGGTGATACATTACTATGACCGATGGGTATAACTTTCTTATATTATTTTTGATCCTTGAGAAGTTTAGAGTATTGGAACAATACTGTACAAAACAAAAATATTGTCTTCTATATCTTTGACCAGTTGTCCGGTAGTGTCATTAGGTTCAGTCAGAAGCTTCTTAAGAATGGGAGAGGATAAGAATGTAATGACCTTTTTGTGTTTCTGGATCGATTAGACTTGACGGAATTTATTTTTAATCTTCTATATTGTAGAATGAGCAGTTATAGAACATTGTCCCCCATTAGGGATAATCTATAATCTTTGGATACTTAAATTATTTTGTGGGATAATGGATAAATACGAGTTTTGCCAACTTTATCTTGTCTTTTCTTTAAATCAGACTTATGGGGAGGTGAGGTCATGAATAGAGAAGCTTCTGAGTTGAGAGCGTTGTTGAAAATGATTAGGGATTTTGGTGGTAGTGCTTCTTGGCCTGTTTTGGTGAATAACTGCAGCAAGTATGGGATTCCCCTCCTAGATTTAAAGCCCCTGCTGGAGATTGCCAAACAAAGAGGACTCATCAAAGAAGAAGCTGGAGTTTACAGTTTGATGAGAGTTGTGAAGCACTAAAATTTAGGGGTAAACTGAGAATTTGAAATAGTGGGAAATATTTTGTGGTTGTGGATATTTTTATAAGACACAAAGATTATACTACATTATCAAAACAAAAAGTATTAAAGAGAGAAAGTAATAATTATACCATGATTCATGTTGTACGTAGGGAGAATAATGAGCTTGTAATGGGGAGACATTTATGAATAAGCAGAATTTGATGAATACAGGAAATTTTAGGGATTTATCTCTAAAAAAGAGATACACTTCTTTAGACAATACGCTGGTTGACTTTTTTATTCCTGTAATTGCAAACTCCAAATATTATTACAGGGCAAGTGGATACTTCTCTTCATCAGTATTAGCTGCAGCAGCTAGAGGTCTTGTGTATTTTATCAATAATGGCGAAAAAATGTACCTAATAACAGGAGTTTTTCTGTCTAAAGATGATGTTGAAGCGATCAAAGAGGGATTGAAGACACCTCCAGAAGTACTTGAGGAAAAACTTCTGGAAGAACTTAGAAATGCAAATCTCGAGAGTCTTATAATACGAAAAAGGCTTGAAGTTCTTGCGTGGTTAGTTTCAAAGGGAAAGTTAGAAATTAAGTTGGCCATTCCTCACGACATAAGTAGTGCGGAGGATTATTCTGAAAATAAAGCAATATGGCACAGTAAATTTGCAATTTTTGAGGATTTTAATGGAAATAAATTGCATATTGAAGGTTCAATTAATGAAACTGCAAAAGGATGGATTGATAACGCAGAGTCTTTTTCAGTTCACAGAAGTTGGATAGATGAAGAAAAAGAGTATATAGCTTCTGCTGAGGAGGAATTCTGGGCTACTTGGAACAATGAAAACCCTAAAGTAAGGACTTATACGATTCCTGAGGCTGTAAAAAAAGAACTAATAAAAATTGCGCCCTCTGAGATTAAGGACATCGTAGATCCAGAAGAAGTTCTCATCAAGTATCCAGTTTCTGGCTCTCAAATTACGCCATGGCCTCATCAGGAAGAGGCAATTCAAGCATGGTATAGAAACCATAGGCGTGGTATTCTCTCTATGGCAACTGGTAGTGGAAAAACTTTGACAGCATTATTTGCAGTTAAACGTTTGCCTGAAGATACGTTTATAGTGTTATTAGTTCCATCAAAAGAGCTTGTAATTCAGTGGATAAGGGAGATCAGGAGAGTTTTTGTAAATGTGCCGATAATAATTTGTTCAAGTCAAAATCCAAATTGGAAAATCTTCTTGAGAGAGTTTATATGGGCATATCAAAAGAAACGCGGTAAAAAATTCATAATAGCAACAATTCGTTCAGCTAGTTCAGATACATTCATAGAGCTCATAAATCAAGAACTTGGAGGGAACTATGTTCTTGTAGTAGATGAGGTTCATAGGCTTGGTGCTAGGAAAAGTAGAAGAATTATGAGAGAACTTGATCCTGCTTTAGGACGACTTGGATTAAGTGCTACACCTGTAAGGATCTGGGATGATGTCGGAACTAAAATGATCATGGATTATTTTGGAGGCATAATTTATGAATATTCCCTAAAAGATGCAATTCGAGATAAAAGAATAGTTCCTTATGAATATCACGTTGAAATAGTTCCTCTTACTGAGGAAGAATTGTATCAATATAAAGAAATCTCAAGGAAAATTTACAGTACTTATAGACGGATACTTGCCAAGTATAATTTGCCAGAAAATACCTCACTTAGGGAAATTCTTGATATTTTAGAGGACAAGAGTGAAGCAATGTTACTCCAAAACTTGCTATTAAAGCGAGCTAAGATAATCAAAAAAGCGGAAAATAAAATCCAAAAAACAATAGAAATCATCGAGAAGAATAGAGATAAGTTGGGTAGATGCCTTATTTATTGCCAAGATACGGAGCAGTTGAATATCTTAGCAAAGGAAATGGCAAAAAGAGGATATAAATTCTTAAAATACTTGGGTGTTCAAGAAAAAGAAAAAAGAGTTGAGCATTTGCGCCTCTTTGAGGAAGGAGTTGTTAAGTTCCTATTGTCAATTAGATGTCTAGATGAAGGTATTGATATTCCAGCCAGTGATTCGGCAATAATTTTAGCTAGTAGCACAAATCCAAGGGAATTCATACAAAGGAGGGGGAGAGTACTTAGAAAAGCCCCTAATAAAGAAAAGGCAATTATTTACGATCTCTTCGTTTTTCCATATGATGAAACTTACAATTATGAAATTGAGCCAACGGAAATTGAAATTTTCGAGAGGGAACTCAATAGGAGTTTGATATTCTTAGAAAGTGCAATAGACTCAGAAGACACTTTAATCAAGCTTCTGAGGTTATACCGTAAGTTAATATCATTAGGAGGGATGAATGATGCCGGTGGAGATTGAGGAATTTGAAAATGTTGTTCGGGTCTTTGATTCAGAATTAGAACTTGAAATTCCAAAAGAGGATTATGATATCTTAAAACAAATAGCGGATAAGTACTCTCTTCCTGTTGAGGTATTGTTTGAAATAATAATTAGGGAAGAAAAAGCCGTAAAGATTGGTAAGAAGAGAGGAATCAAAAAGGACTTGATGAAAATTATAAACAATTATTTCAGCAGTAGGTTTGTTTAAATGGGAGTGTGGAACAAATGTGGTTGCAGAAAATTGTTGTGAAAAATTTTAAACCTTATCGAGAAAAAGTCGAAATACCCTTTGATCGCAGTTGTTCTCAGTTAGATAAGCACATATTCGTAATTTATGGTGATAACGGATTTGGAAAGACTTCCCTATTAGATGCCATTTATTGGGGGCTTTTTGGACAAAAAGCTAGAAAAACCCATTTACTTTTTAACGACAAGGAAGCGAAAAAGAGAAAAACTGAAATGTTTGTTGAGTTGACATTTTATGATGAGGTTTTGGATAAGACATATGTTATATTTAGAAAAGCAACAAAAAATGGGAATACTATCCATGAAACTCTTGAAGTCATTGTTGATGGCGAGTCCATAGTTGGAGATCCACTTTATAAGCAAGACTATATTGAACAACACCTAATTCCTTATGAGATCAGTAGATTCTTCTTTTTTGATGCAGAGGACGTAAAAACGTTGGCTAAAGAGCAAGGGGGAGAAATGGTCAAGGATTCTGTAGAACTACTTCTTGGACTAAAGGCAATTCGGGAATCAATTGAAGATCTGAACAGTGTGAGGGAGGAGCTTGAAAAACAGAGAAAGAAATATCTCAAAGAAGAAGATAAGCTCCAAGAAATAGGACAAAAATTAGAGGAAGTGTCTAAGAAGTTGAAATCTTACAAGGAGCAGTATGAGAAAACTGAAGCAGAGCTTAAGAAGAAAAGAGAAAATATGGCACAGCTAAGAAAAGAGCTTGCTGAGTTTGGCCATGAGGAAATTAAAAAGTTAACAGAAAAAAGGGAGCAATTAGAATCAAAACTGAAAGTATTGATGAATGAAAAGGAAAAAATTAAGAAAGATCTCGAGGAGCTAAGTGCTAACATTCATCTTTTAATCCTCAAGCCAGAATTAGTAAGTGCCAAAGAAAAAATTGAAAAGAAATTAAAAGAGTTACAAAATAAACAAGAAGAATTAAGGGAATTAAGTCTCAGAATACGATTTTTAGAAAGACTTTTGGAAGAATCAAGATGCCCAGTATGTGGGAGAATACCATTGGACATGGATATCCAGATATTGAAAATGGAATTAGAAGAGTTAAAAAAGGAGTATCCTTTGGTTTCTGAGAGATTGAAGGGCATCGAAGAGGAATATTCCAAATATCATCATTTACATTCTCAGCTTATACAGAAGCTGGAAAATATTAAGTACCTTTCAACAAATGATATTTATGAACTTCGTATAAAGCTTCGTGAAAAAGAAGAGGAGATTGCTGATGTTCAAAAGCAAATAAAGAAGATCAGCGAAACGTTGAAGAACGCTGGAATATCTCTTGTTTCTCAAATTGAAAGTAAGATCTCGGACCTGCAGCGTGAGATAGGTAGGCTCGAAGGAGAAGCCAAGAGACTTTCTAATGAGATTGAAAGATTAGAGTTGGAAAAGAGAAAGCTCGAGAAGAAATTAAAGATATATACCTCAAAAGGATCTGAATTTTCGGAGATTGAAGCTAAAATTGACTTTGTTGACACTATCAAGGCAGCATTAGAAGAATACTTAGAAGTAATGGTAGAAAAAAGAAGAAATGACATAATAAGAACCTCCTCCGAAATATTCCTCAAATTAACAAACAAAAAAGAAGAATATGTGGGGTTCGAATTTAGTAGTCAGAATAACTATAAGTTCCAGATTGTATGTAAAGATGGTTCTAGACCTAATATGGATACAATCTCTTATGGAGAAATGGAAGTAGTTGCATTAAGCTTTATTCTTGGGCTCAGCAAGTATTCTCAAATTAAAGCTCCAATCATTACAGATACATTGTTTGGAAGACTAAGCCCATATGTTCAAGAAAACATAGCAAAATTATTCTCAGAGATGGATAACCAGATAATTCTTCTTGTTTTGAAAGACGAGAGACCGAACGGTAAGACTGAAATAGACCTTATAGCCCCAATATTCAAGCATAAGATTTGTAAAGAGTTTATTATTCAGAGAAACCAAATCAATAGGGAATCTTCGATTTTTGAGGGTAAAGTTCTGGTAGGTGATTGAAATGCCTTGGTCAGGTAATAAACCCAAAATATATACAGGATCAAAGGATAAATATGAAGAGCTTGTAAGAGATTACAAAGAGTATTTTCCCTCTTATAGTGTTTTATTTCAGATAGCAGCAGCTGTTGGAATAGTCTTAGACCAGAAAAAAGAACTGACCAAAAGGGAGGAGCTAGTGAATACTTATTCTATTGACAAAGATGGAACATTAGAATTATTAATGGAGATTAAATATCCAGATTTAAGCTCAGAGAAAAGATTAGAAGAACTGGAAAAGTACGCTGAAGCAGGAATTGAAATAATATACGAAGAAGTTATCTCTACTGGGCATTTTGACTTCAAAAAATATGCAGAAATCTAAAGAAGAACACTCTTTAAGGCGTTCAAGGCCTTTCTTCCATATTTTAAGTATAACCTATACCACCAATAGATTTCATCTGAAGGAAGTTCTGCTATTCCATTGGCTATCTTTCTGACTTTTTCTCGATTTATGACAGTTTTAACTGTTTGAGCAGCTAAAATGATTCTGAGGGCACTTTCTTCATCTATCTCAAAAAATATTAACCCATTCCTATATTGTTTCACGGTTTTTGCGGGTATTCTACTTAAGAGAGTTTCTTTGAGGATAGTAACTTTCCATCCTTTTAATTTAGTGTAATACACTCTTTCCCCATTTTCGGATTTCCGATACACTCTAAGTGACGGCTTTGGTGAAAGGCTCAATTTAAACTGTGCCATTGATCTCCCTCCTAATTATTACAACAGGCACCAATGATTCCATAATGCTTATTCCCCCATGGGTTATAAATGAATCTCTGCTTTTTAATGCATGGAACCTACCAATTGCAACCGCTTCATTTTCCACAATTAGATATGGTGGTTTTTTGAGGTTTTCTCCAAATCGAGGACTTTTTATGGGCTTCCACAAGTACAAGTTTGGATTATTCCCTAAAAAGATGTATCCATGGTCGCCAGTAATAACTAAATCAGTATATCTGGAGAGCTCTTTTATCATGTTGATTAACTTCTTTATGACTTCACCGATATTTTGTAGTGTAGTTCCATGAATCTGGGCATTATGTAAAGGAGCATCAGGATAGTATGAATAAAATGCAAATCCAGTTTTATGACCTATTCTTGGAGGATCCATGGGATTTTCAATAAGCTTTGTTTTCCATTGTTTCCCGGTTATGATGATCTCCCTGTTATTGAAGTACTCTTTCATAGTAGGACTATCAAAAACTATTGTAGCAGCTTTGGAAGTTATTGTGGGAGGATATGCATATGAGAGCTCATACGTAACTCTCTCTTCTCCAAATTCATTTATTAAGAAGATAAGCTCCCTTATACTAAATCCATCTGCAATTAATACATTTGCATTTATTTCGGATGCTCTTTGGAATGCTTTGATAATGCTTATCTCGTCTTTGTTCTCTGGAATTAGTAACTCATAAGCTTCTGTTCCCCAATTTTCATAGAGCCACTGTTCAAATGAAGACACTTTTTGTTCAAATTCGGAATAATATTGAAAATCTGGGGAAGTAAGGAATTTAGAGAAGTCTTTTACTATGAACTTCCCTATTTCTTTTGTTGGATTCTCTGTTGTGATTATTTTTTCCAGCAATGTTTCTGTGATCATGTTTTCACCTCCATCTCAACAGTCATCTCCGAAGAGGCGGGGAGAATTTCCAAGACATCTATGTCAATGACTTCTTCTACTATCTCAGGCGTCTCTAGTTCTCTCTCTATTCTCAACGTAATGTCCTTAAAGAAGAATCCAGCATGTGTAAGCAGCTGTCTTAGATTGGTTATCTTGCTTAGATCCCCTTCGGCTTCCATTAACAACTTTTCAAATCCTAAGTGTGGCATTGAGGATTGTAAAGATATTGTGCACTTTCCTCCTTTTATTAGAGATGTTAGGATATTTATGTTCTCAATAAATTCCTTCAAGGGGAGTTTTATGGTTGTCTTAACGTATCTGGTCTCTTTCTTTAGGTTAGAACGAATCGTTTTTATAACCTTCTCAATTGTTCCGGATTCCCTAATTAATTTCCATCTTTCAGTAGGTCCTTCTGGACCTTCTGGTGGCTTACTTACTTTTTTGAACAGCGCAACTAGCTCCAAATTACTACGTGGACGTAATGTAATTTCCTCATTGCTTCCTCCACCTTGCCATGAAATAAACCTATAATCTCCAGTTGAGTGTACTATAATCTTGATTGGAGTTTCTTCTGAAATTGAAACTTCAAGATGTCCAAATCCGCTTTCTTTTCCAATTTCTTCAGATTCCACTATTATTGGAGCATTTATGACATTTCCGTCTAAATCAACAGTTTTTATGGTTATTTTTATCTTGGGTTTCTTCTCTTTCTTTTTTACGAGAGCCTCTAAATGGATGTCCTTTTCAAGTGTAACTTCTCTGATAAGCTCTTTGGTTCCATCGCTCCATCCTAGGAATTCATAATCTTTGGGAAGCTCTATTTTGATCACATGTTTAGAACCGGGGAGATCTTCTAAAGCTTCTCTTGGGCGTATTCTTTCTCCATCCACGTATATTCCGATATTGTCTACAAGTTTTCCTTCTTTGTCTCTAACCGTTATTGTTAATTTTACCATCCTTACGTCTTTTGTTAGAACACCCCTGTCTGAAAGCTTGAATATCGAGGTTTTTATGTATGCTTTTCCACTTTCATCAATATATGCAATCAATCCTAATTTCACAGCTTCAATTATTGCCCTTTCTATTATTTCTGGTTTGGGGATATATTCAAAGCTTGAAACTTTGTAAAAGTACTCTTTTAGTTCGCGCACTTCTATTTTCTTCTTATCTTTGGGCCAGTATCTTTCCACCAATGCAGAAGGGGATAAGTTTCTCAGAACCTTTCCACGATTTAGGAGCTTTTCTTCGACTTTCAGGAGTATGTTCTCATGTAACAGTTCAGTAGTTTCAAGTTCATCTGCTTTTAGGTCTCCGTAAGGATAGACAAGATATTTGTAGCTCAATATAGTTAGTTGGCTTAGGTGTGTGATATTTCTGGTTTTTTCAAGCTCTAGTGATTTCTCTATAGTTTTTGTCTTTAGATCGGGGTTCTTTTCTTTTTCCTCTTCAATGAGTTCAATTGCTTTAAGCCTATATGCTACCTCCTTTGCTTTTTCAGTTGTTTCTATATCTGGAACTAAGAACACAACTGTATTTTTATATTCTCTAGGTCTGGTTCCATAGTATTCAAAGAATTCTTTTACTTGTGTGATGGCCTCTTTTTTATCACTGGCTGCTCTATCCCAACTCACAAAGGCGAGTTTTAGAGCGTAATCGTTGGAGTCAGGTACCATGTCTGATGAAGAAGCCCACATTATGATTTTATTCTTTTGGAAGATTCTTTCCTTGGAATGCCTCATGTACTTTTTGTAATTCTCATCAAGCCATTTGTCGAGGGTTTCTTTTATTATGTCCTTCCAGATTTCTGGATTCTTGTTTTTGATAGTCTCTGTGTAATCACTGATTATTTTGTTGATGTTTGGTTTTCCATAGAATAATCTTCCAGTGTTGGGATCAACTGAAACGAACCAAGTGCGTTTTAAGACTTCGTTAATTGCAGAGTCAAGGAGGCTTTTGCTAACTTTTGGAGATAGGAGAGCAAAGTATATGGCATCTCTATCAGTTCCACTCTCACCCGGGACAGTTTCAACAAGAGAATTTAGAACAATAAATCCAAGAACTTTCTTTGCTAAATCCCTAATTTCTTTGTCTTCAATTGTGTTGAGCCTGTTCCAATCTCCTTTTAATCTGCTAACTAGGAAAACATCTCCAATTTTTGCTATTGTTCCTGCCATTACATAATCATCTGTGATATCAATGTGAGAGGGAGTTATCAAGTAAGCATCTTTGGGCTTGTTCTTATATACTGAATAAACTAAGCTTGCAAGGAATCTTAATTCATCTCTAACTAATTGGAACTCTTTGCTGCCTTTGAGCTTTTCCAGAAGCATATCAACGGCTGGATGGAAGGGATAGCTCTTAACTATAATATCTACTATATCAGTAGAAAGCGTTATGTTTTCTCTCAAATATGCTTCTTTATATGCCTGAGCAACTTCTTTTGCAGTTTCCAAAAAATGATTGCCTTTGAAGAGGGCTATTCTCCTAATGTGTTTTGACTCATCAGGGGATGTTACTATTTTAATTGAGCTGTATCTTTCGAGAATGTTTTTGATCTTCCTAAATGCTTTCTCAAATTCTCCCTCGGGAGTAGCTATGAGCAATGCTGTCGTATAAGTTTCTTCAACTGCAGTTGTCAAGTTTTGAATAAATGCCTTAACTT is a genomic window containing:
- a CDS encoding DEAD/DEAH box helicase: MAVTPFDAFGSDDPAKIVRRSPLGTVIFIDHNERYVEVKLIGRLGSGRFIFPHDGFSYEKGKLRIGGFSIKPGDIIVLDQPVDEIGMSRAYDILEAILNGKRHCIYEKLNAIYSVGRVEDANPFKISIWREDDIEEFLRKLEKVRNLNTEQKDFVRDVDNFLVTLQGPPGTGKTSGAIAPAILARAYSSVKRGRDALFLVTAVSHRAVNEALIRTAKLLEELKPTIPELENVELLRGLASEEAVESIKRELDGLNVGFVFEKLNFGGGQKTLGFFMSGRGSVRILFATPQTLVKLVDWEKADLVVVDEASMMDLPMFLLATAPAKGQVLLVGDHRQMQPIQVHEWELEDRKTIEEHLPFLSAINFVRFLRGELKGRELRRFEKLLGREPPEWAVDKDAVLPVHRLRITYRLPEASARLHTELFYRFDGIELVSGKKKDEKKLRLLEEVAKRNDWIGWVLDPRYPVVLIVHNDLSSTKMNELEAKLVAKLVEAIPEGLSVGVVVPYRAQKRLVKSYIGDRVDVDTVERFQGGERDVIIVSMTSGDPAYLMQVFDFIYDPNRLNVAASRTREKLIVIASGNIFTLSAYDLEQFEKLRPWKKFYLWMTRGEELRGENFRAFR
- a CDS encoding DEAD/DEAH box helicase family protein, with protein sequence MNKQNLMNTGNFRDLSLKKRYTSLDNTLVDFFIPVIANSKYYYRASGYFSSSVLAAAARGLVYFINNGEKMYLITGVFLSKDDVEAIKEGLKTPPEVLEEKLLEELRNANLESLIIRKRLEVLAWLVSKGKLEIKLAIPHDISSAEDYSENKAIWHSKFAIFEDFNGNKLHIEGSINETAKGWIDNAESFSVHRSWIDEEKEYIASAEEEFWATWNNENPKVRTYTIPEAVKKELIKIAPSEIKDIVDPEEVLIKYPVSGSQITPWPHQEEAIQAWYRNHRRGILSMATGSGKTLTALFAVKRLPEDTFIVLLVPSKELVIQWIREIRRVFVNVPIIICSSQNPNWKIFLREFIWAYQKKRGKKFIIATIRSASSDTFIELINQELGGNYVLVVDEVHRLGARKSRRIMRELDPALGRLGLSATPVRIWDDVGTKMIMDYFGGIIYEYSLKDAIRDKRIVPYEYHVEIVPLTEEELYQYKEISRKIYSTYRRILAKYNLPENTSLREILDILEDKSEAMLLQNLLLKRAKIIKKAENKIQKTIEIIEKNRDKLGRCLIYCQDTEQLNILAKEMAKRGYKFLKYLGVQEKEKRVEHLRLFEEGVVKFLLSIRCLDEGIDIPASDSAIILASSTNPREFIQRRGRVLRKAPNKEKAIIYDLFVFPYDETYNYEIEPTEIEIFERELNRSLIFLESAIDSEDTLIKLLRLYRKLISLGGMNDAGGD
- a CDS encoding AAA family ATPase, with amino-acid sequence MWLQKIVVKNFKPYREKVEIPFDRSCSQLDKHIFVIYGDNGFGKTSLLDAIYWGLFGQKARKTHLLFNDKEAKKRKTEMFVELTFYDEVLDKTYVIFRKATKNGNTIHETLEVIVDGESIVGDPLYKQDYIEQHLIPYEISRFFFFDAEDVKTLAKEQGGEMVKDSVELLLGLKAIRESIEDLNSVREELEKQRKKYLKEEDKLQEIGQKLEEVSKKLKSYKEQYEKTEAELKKKRENMAQLRKELAEFGHEEIKKLTEKREQLESKLKVLMNEKEKIKKDLEELSANIHLLILKPELVSAKEKIEKKLKELQNKQEELRELSLRIRFLERLLEESRCPVCGRIPLDMDIQILKMELEELKKEYPLVSERLKGIEEEYSKYHHLHSQLIQKLENIKYLSTNDIYELRIKLREKEEEIADVQKQIKKISETLKNAGISLVSQIESKISDLQREIGRLEGEAKRLSNEIERLELEKRKLEKKLKIYTSKGSEFSEIEAKIDFVDTIKAALEEYLEVMVEKRRNDIIRTSSEIFLKLTNKKEEYVGFEFSSQNNYKFQIVCKDGSRPNMDTISYGEMEVVALSFILGLSKYSQIKAPIITDTLFGRLSPYVQENIAKLFSEMDNQIILLVLKDERPNGKTEIDLIAPIFKHKICKEFIIQRNQINRESSIFEGKVLVGD
- a CDS encoding DUF499 domain-containing protein, which translates into the protein MKRVWEVLVPHDEVIQGKLTENSFVGNLGSVWEKRELNKDVNVEERYYNPRMFIERTYLTSKMREVVTEIFQRLNGANGRPVYHLRVGLGGGKTHTLLLLYHLTKSWNEIGPIFTSKFGLNLWLPPNVRTVVVDGTKLEIFGYPFPDGTKVKTIWGMILKQLGEYDEKYDSWDYVPSTTVLKEAFNKAPTLILIDELTLYIERLDEDKQEKVKAFIQNLTTAVEETYTTALLIATPEGEFEKAFRKIKNILERYSSIKIVTSPDESKHIRRIALFKGNHFLETAKEVAQAYKEAYLRENITLSTDIVDIIVKSYPFHPAVDMLLEKLKGSKEFQLVRDELRFLASLVYSVYKNKPKDAYLITPSHIDITDDYVMAGTIAKIGDVFLVSRLKGDWNRLNTIEDKEIRDLAKKVLGFIVLNSLVETVPGESGTDRDAIYFALLSPKVSKSLLDSAINEVLKRTWFVSVDPNTGRLFYGKPNINKIISDYTETIKNKNPEIWKDIIKETLDKWLDENYKKYMRHSKERIFQKNKIIMWASSSDMVPDSNDYALKLAFVSWDRAASDKKEAITQVKEFFEYYGTRPREYKNTVVFLVPDIETTEKAKEVAYRLKAIELIEEEKEKNPDLKTKTIEKSLELEKTRNITHLSQLTILSYKYLVYPYGDLKADELETTELLHENILLKVEEKLLNRGKVLRNLSPSALVERYWPKDKKKIEVRELKEYFYKVSSFEYIPKPEIIERAIIEAVKLGLIAYIDESGKAYIKTSIFKLSDRGVLTKDVRMVKLTITVRDKEGKLVDNIGIYVDGERIRPREALEDLPGSKHVIKIELPKDYEFLGWSDGTKELIREVTLEKDIHLEALVKKKEKKPKIKITIKTVDLDGNVINAPIIVESEEIGKESGFGHLEVSISEETPIKIIVHSTGDYRFISWQGGGSNEEITLRPRSNLELVALFKKVSKPPEGPEGPTERWKLIRESGTIEKVIKTIRSNLKKETRYVKTTIKLPLKEFIENINILTSLIKGGKCTISLQSSMPHLGFEKLLMEAEGDLSKITNLRQLLTHAGFFFKDITLRIERELETPEIVEEVIDIDVLEILPASSEMTVEMEVKT